In a genomic window of Microbacterium amylolyticum:
- a CDS encoding bifunctional folylpolyglutamate synthase/dihydrofolate synthase, which translates to MTDNTRDSGDVISSSTPSDRRRADDAYAKLLARAGERWVQPRLERTARLLEYLDNPQRTYRVVHITGTNGKTSTARMIESLIRAHGLRTGLFTSPHLVRFTERILIDGRPIDDSAVAEAWDELAPFLPIVDAELAQDDQEPLTFFEVLTALAFVACADAPVDVLVLEVGMGGAWDSTNTADGDVAVFTPIALDHADRLGSTIEEIARVKAGIIKPGSLVVSAQQEPAAAAVLREVASDRGTSVAFEGSEFSRAGGALAVGGQLVTVQGLAGRYDEEFLPLFGAHQGDNVALAVAAVESLIGGGEQRIAPDVLTEGFAESTSPGRMQLIGTEPTVLVDAAHNPHGAAALVQALEETFDVDEWGVVFGAMADKDIAGIIEQLRPVISHLFATEANSDRSASADEIADIAEAAYLRPTVHRDIADAADAAREWAAEGQKRAVVIVGSIVLGGEAIALARAEGWKKQGTDR; encoded by the coding sequence ATGACGGACAACACTCGCGATTCTGGGGACGTCATATCGTCATCGACTCCGTCAGACCGGCGACGTGCGGACGATGCCTACGCGAAACTGCTGGCTCGCGCAGGGGAGAGGTGGGTGCAGCCCCGCCTCGAACGCACCGCCCGCCTGCTCGAGTATCTCGACAACCCACAGCGCACGTACCGCGTCGTTCACATCACGGGCACGAACGGTAAGACATCGACCGCGCGCATGATCGAGAGCCTTATCAGGGCACACGGGCTGCGAACGGGCCTCTTCACTAGCCCGCACCTCGTGCGATTCACCGAGCGTATCCTCATCGACGGCCGTCCCATCGACGATTCGGCCGTTGCGGAAGCCTGGGACGAGCTCGCGCCCTTCCTACCGATTGTGGACGCGGAACTCGCACAGGACGACCAGGAGCCGTTGACGTTCTTCGAGGTGCTGACGGCTCTCGCCTTCGTTGCCTGCGCCGACGCTCCCGTTGATGTCCTCGTGCTGGAGGTTGGCATGGGAGGCGCATGGGACTCGACGAACACCGCCGATGGTGATGTCGCCGTCTTCACGCCGATTGCTCTCGATCACGCCGACCGACTTGGCAGCACGATTGAGGAAATCGCGCGAGTCAAGGCGGGAATCATCAAGCCTGGGTCTCTCGTCGTCTCGGCCCAGCAGGAGCCCGCCGCCGCGGCGGTGCTGCGTGAGGTCGCGAGCGACAGAGGAACGTCCGTCGCGTTCGAAGGCAGCGAGTTCTCGCGAGCAGGTGGCGCTCTCGCTGTTGGGGGACAGCTCGTCACGGTTCAGGGGCTTGCGGGCCGATACGACGAAGAGTTCCTTCCCCTCTTTGGTGCGCACCAGGGCGACAACGTGGCACTCGCGGTCGCGGCTGTTGAGTCGCTCATCGGCGGCGGCGAACAGCGGATTGCCCCCGATGTCCTCACGGAGGGCTTCGCCGAGTCGACATCGCCGGGTCGCATGCAGCTGATCGGGACGGAGCCGACTGTTCTCGTCGACGCCGCGCACAACCCGCACGGCGCGGCCGCTTTGGTGCAGGCGCTAGAGGAGACCTTCGATGTCGACGAATGGGGCGTCGTCTTCGGCGCGATGGCTGACAAGGACATCGCGGGAATCATTGAGCAGTTGCGCCCCGTGATCTCTCACCTCTTCGCGACCGAGGCGAATAGCGATCGTTCGGCCTCCGCTGACGAGATCGCAGACATCGCCGAAGCGGCATACCTGCGCCCGACCGTGCATCGCGATATCGCTGACGCTGCAGATGCGGCCCGTGAATGGGCCGCTGAGGGCCAAAAGCGTGCTGTCGTCATCGTCGGATCGATCGTCCTCGGAGGCGAAGCCATTGCGCTCGCACGCGCTGAGGGATGGAAGAAGCAGGGAACTGACCGATGA
- a CDS encoding DUF4233 domain-containing protein — MTDDSTPAPRPRRYRSLPEKLGSAVLGFESIVVFLAGLTVYGLRALPGDIPAWWAVIAGTVLLLVLILLSGMLRYRWARVAGWIVQGIIALGALLVPSILLITLIFGGLWAYAMVGGAKIERRVQLAKNDDDLPS, encoded by the coding sequence ATGACGGATGACTCGACGCCCGCGCCCCGACCGCGCCGCTATCGCAGCCTGCCCGAGAAGCTCGGCAGCGCCGTTCTCGGATTTGAATCGATCGTCGTTTTCCTCGCGGGCCTGACCGTTTACGGCCTGAGAGCGCTCCCCGGCGACATCCCCGCGTGGTGGGCCGTGATCGCCGGTACCGTGCTCCTGCTCGTCCTCATTCTGCTCAGTGGGATGCTCCGCTACCGGTGGGCGCGCGTCGCCGGATGGATCGTACAGGGGATCATCGCACTGGGTGCTCTGCTTGTCCCGTCGATTCTGTTGATCACGCTCATCTTCGGTGGGCTGTGGGCGTATGCGATGGTGGGCGGCGCCAAGATCGAGCGCCGCGTACAGCTGGCGAAGAACGACGACGACCTTCCGTCCTAA
- the ndk gene encoding nucleoside-diphosphate kinase, with the protein MSTEHTLVLVKPDGVARGLTGQILARIEAKGYELVDLKKFTPGRELLEAHYAEHEGKPFYEPLVAFMMSGDVVAAKVSGHRVIEGFRSLAGTTDPTTAAPGTIRGDLGRDWDLKVQQNLVHGSDSSESAERELALWFG; encoded by the coding sequence ATGTCCACGGAACACACCCTGGTCCTTGTGAAGCCCGATGGCGTTGCGCGCGGCTTGACCGGCCAGATCCTCGCTCGGATCGAAGCAAAGGGCTACGAGCTCGTCGACCTGAAGAAGTTCACGCCCGGCCGTGAGCTGCTCGAGGCGCACTATGCCGAGCACGAGGGAAAGCCCTTCTACGAACCGCTCGTCGCCTTCATGATGTCCGGCGATGTCGTCGCCGCGAAGGTGTCGGGACATCGCGTCATCGAAGGATTCCGCTCGCTTGCGGGAACCACCGACCCCACGACGGCGGCGCCGGGAACTATCCGTGGCGACCTCGGCCGTGACTGGGATCTGAAGGTGCAGCAGAACCTGGTGCACGGCTCTGACAGCTCCGAGTCTGCCGAGCGTGAACTCGCGCTCTGGTTCGGTTAA
- a CDS encoding vitamin K epoxide reductase family protein, translating to MEKTHTRPTVLALWLVIAGAVGLWAAFELTLEKLAVLADPDHMAACDFSVVIQCGANLSSEQGAVFGFPNPLIGLIGWMAPLVVGVAILSGARFAKWFWALFAGGMTFAFGFVIWLIWQSIFILGTLCPWCMVTWVVTIPSFFAVILHTVRIGAIPLPRGVRTFANTLMGWMPLIVTVAFVTIAVIAELRLNLLDMFF from the coding sequence ATGGAGAAAACGCACACGCGTCCCACCGTTCTGGCACTCTGGTTGGTCATTGCCGGCGCCGTCGGTCTATGGGCTGCCTTCGAGCTCACCCTCGAGAAGCTCGCTGTGCTCGCCGACCCCGACCACATGGCGGCGTGCGACTTCAGCGTCGTCATTCAGTGCGGGGCCAATCTCTCATCAGAGCAGGGCGCGGTGTTCGGCTTTCCAAACCCGCTAATCGGCCTCATCGGATGGATGGCGCCTCTGGTCGTTGGCGTCGCCATTTTGTCCGGTGCGCGCTTTGCCAAGTGGTTCTGGGCGCTGTTCGCCGGCGGAATGACCTTCGCATTCGGGTTCGTGATCTGGCTCATCTGGCAGAGCATTTTCATCCTCGGAACGCTGTGCCCCTGGTGCATGGTGACGTGGGTCGTCACGATTCCCTCGTTCTTCGCGGTGATCCTTCACACGGTACGAATCGGCGCAATCCCGCTGCCGCGCGGCGTTCGCACGTTTGCGAACACCCTCATGGGCTGGATGCCCCTGATTGTCACGGTCGCTTTCGTCACGATTGCCGTTATCGCAGAACTTCGCCTCAACCTTCTCGACATGTTCTTCTGA